The following are from one region of the Actinoplanes sp. L3-i22 genome:
- a CDS encoding type III PLP-dependent enzyme, which translates to MSLSKDFADRLAADYGTPLFVYDLDEVEAARDELLGALPAEFELFFAVKANSHPELLTALKGTPGHGCRTEVSSTGELAVSVAAGHDPATTLYTGPGKTDGELDVALLAGVRMFSVESLTDLQHIGAAAQRQGVVAQALLRINHVAASATTSIRMTGTPSQFGLDSETLAEQMPALRAVPGTELAGLHFFPLSNARDEESLIGEFRHTLSVAAELCAEHDLPLRFLDIGGGFSVPYAVPGARASYPKLRDELSAALDLHFPEWRTGSPQLACESGRYLVGASGTLITRVINIKESRGRSFVIADAGINTFGGMSGLGRLLPVAVQPDAEPTRKASLVGPLCTPGDVLGREIALPDLAIGDTVAIPNAGAYGPTASLLMFLGRPAPTEVVIRGTEVVSVSRIEHERTWSTGEGPRVRM; encoded by the coding sequence ATGAGCCTGTCCAAGGACTTCGCCGACCGGCTCGCCGCCGACTACGGCACCCCGCTGTTCGTCTACGACCTGGACGAGGTGGAGGCGGCCCGCGACGAGCTGCTGGGCGCGCTGCCCGCCGAGTTCGAGCTGTTCTTCGCGGTCAAGGCCAACTCGCACCCGGAGCTGCTCACCGCGCTCAAGGGCACGCCCGGCCACGGCTGCCGCACCGAGGTCAGCTCGACCGGCGAGCTGGCCGTGTCGGTCGCCGCCGGGCACGACCCGGCGACCACCCTCTACACCGGCCCCGGCAAGACCGACGGCGAGCTGGACGTGGCGCTGCTGGCCGGCGTCCGGATGTTCTCCGTCGAGTCGCTCACCGACCTGCAGCACATCGGCGCCGCCGCCCAGCGGCAGGGCGTCGTCGCCCAGGCGCTGCTGCGGATCAACCACGTGGCCGCCTCGGCCACCACCAGCATCCGGATGACCGGCACCCCGTCGCAGTTCGGCCTGGACAGCGAGACCCTCGCCGAGCAGATGCCGGCGCTGCGCGCGGTGCCCGGCACCGAGCTGGCCGGCCTGCACTTCTTCCCGCTCAGCAACGCGCGGGACGAGGAGAGCCTGATCGGCGAGTTCCGGCACACGCTGAGCGTGGCGGCCGAGCTGTGCGCCGAGCACGACCTGCCGCTGCGGTTCCTCGACATCGGCGGCGGGTTCTCCGTGCCGTACGCGGTGCCGGGCGCCCGGGCGTCGTACCCGAAGCTGCGCGACGAGCTGTCCGCCGCGCTCGACCTGCACTTCCCGGAGTGGCGCACCGGCAGCCCGCAGCTGGCCTGCGAGTCCGGCCGCTACCTGGTCGGCGCGTCCGGCACCCTGATCACCCGGGTGATCAACATCAAGGAGAGCCGCGGCCGGTCCTTCGTGATCGCCGACGCCGGGATCAACACCTTCGGCGGGATGTCCGGCCTGGGCCGGCTGCTGCCGGTGGCGGTGCAGCCGGACGCCGAACCGACCCGCAAGGCCAGCCTGGTCGGGCCGCTGTGCACGCCCGGCGACGTGCTGGGCCGGGAGATCGCCCTGCCCGACCTGGCGATCGGCGACACCGTCGCGATCCCGAACGCCGGCGCCTACGGACCCACCGCGAGCCTGCTGATGTTCCTCGGCCGGCCGGCCCCGACCGAGGTGGTCATCCGTGGCACCGAGGTCGTCTCGGTCTCCCGGATCGAGCACGAGCGCACCTGGTCGACGGGCGAGGGACCCCGCGTCCGGATGTGA
- a CDS encoding thioesterase II family protein: protein MTVTSLDTGAWIRRFHPAPEAPARLVCFPHAGGSASYFFPVSRALAPRADVLGVQYPGRQDRRHEPCVGDLIELAEMIVPQLEPWLDRPVTFFGHSLGASLAFEVARRLPGADLTALFVSGRGAPTRPRDEGMHLVDDHRLVADLARMSGTDAAVLRDEEILRTVLPALRADYRAAETYRYRPGPPLTCPITALIGDRDEQVTEPEARAWSARTTGPFNLQVFPGGHFYLNEHAAAVIDILARQTNR from the coding sequence ATGACCGTCACGTCCCTGGACACCGGCGCCTGGATCCGGCGGTTCCACCCCGCCCCGGAGGCGCCCGCCCGGCTGGTCTGCTTCCCGCACGCGGGCGGCTCGGCGTCGTACTTCTTCCCGGTCTCGCGCGCCCTGGCCCCGCGCGCCGACGTGCTCGGCGTGCAGTACCCGGGCCGCCAGGACCGCCGGCACGAGCCGTGCGTCGGCGACCTGATCGAGCTCGCCGAGATGATCGTCCCGCAGCTCGAACCGTGGCTGGACCGCCCGGTCACGTTCTTCGGCCACAGCCTCGGCGCCAGCCTGGCCTTCGAGGTCGCCCGCCGGCTGCCCGGCGCCGACCTGACCGCCCTGTTCGTCTCCGGCCGCGGCGCCCCGACCCGCCCGCGTGACGAGGGCATGCACCTGGTCGACGACCACCGCCTGGTCGCCGACCTGGCCCGGATGAGCGGCACCGACGCCGCGGTCCTGCGGGACGAGGAGATCCTGCGGACCGTGCTGCCGGCGCTGCGGGCCGACTACCGGGCCGCGGAGACCTACCGCTACCGGCCGGGGCCACCCCTGACCTGCCCGATCACCGCCCTGATCGGCGACCGGGACGAGCAGGTCACCGAGCCCGAGGCCCGGGCTTGGAGCGCCCGCACGACCGGCCCGTTCAACCTGCAGGTCTTCCCCGGCGGCCACTTCTACCTGAACGAGCACGCTGCCGCGGTCATCGACATACTGGCCCGGCAAACGAACCGGTAG
- a CDS encoding cobalamin B12-binding domain-containing protein → MSNGNHLAIVSTVASDSHTWNLVFLQLLLEEHGYTVTNLGACVPDDLLVKECRELRPDLVAISSVNGHGHQDGRRVIGALRACPELFDTPVVIGGKLGVTGGSYSEELRAAGFTEVFEDGVAHRVDFGEFVRGTGVPV, encoded by the coding sequence GTGTCCAACGGCAACCACCTGGCGATCGTCTCCACCGTGGCTTCCGATTCACATACCTGGAACCTGGTGTTCCTGCAGCTGCTGCTGGAGGAACACGGCTACACGGTCACCAACCTCGGTGCCTGCGTGCCCGACGACCTGCTCGTCAAGGAGTGCCGTGAGCTGCGGCCGGACCTGGTCGCGATCAGCTCGGTGAACGGGCACGGCCACCAGGACGGCCGGCGCGTGATCGGCGCGCTGCGGGCCTGTCCCGAACTGTTCGACACCCCGGTGGTGATCGGCGGCAAGCTCGGCGTGACCGGCGGCTCCTATTCCGAGGAACTACGCGCGGCCGGTTTCACCGAGGTCTTCGAGGACGGTGTTGCGCACCGCGTCGACTTCGGCGAGTTCGTCCGCGGCACCGGAGTGCCGGTATGA
- a CDS encoding methylaspartate mutase, with translation MSPGGTVSRGGATDTPVDFGEFVRRRGGRGSLVVQPRMGISDPVRMRAGLRATRAARATTVGTITLDSYTRVADLAAAERALADGVQLNGYPIVNHPYDVTRALLDGVRDDDFPVQVRHGSAVPAHIFEALVALRLNASEGGPVSYCLPYGRTPLADSVANWRRGTELFATLRDHGAEPHLETFGGCMLGQLCPPSQLVAISVLEALFFHQHGVRSLSVSYAQQTNFAQDVEAVAALRRLCADLLPTPNWHVVVYAYMGVYPYTTAGAYRLLERAAELALTTGAERLIVKTEAEAQRIPTIAENVTALERAGAVRASPTPSQDDSETYGEALALVHAVLNLDADLGRALLAAFRHGILDIPFCLHPDNMGRTRAYLDTDGRLRWAATGSMPLPAGSGTRVLTSAGLLDDLSYVRRSYDTPIGAAP, from the coding sequence ATGAGTCCCGGCGGCACAGTCAGCCGCGGCGGCGCCACGGACACCCCGGTCGACTTCGGGGAGTTCGTGCGCCGCCGCGGCGGCCGTGGGTCCCTGGTCGTCCAGCCCCGGATGGGCATCAGCGACCCGGTCCGGATGCGGGCCGGCCTGCGGGCCACCCGGGCGGCGCGGGCCACCACGGTCGGCACGATCACGCTGGACAGCTACACCCGGGTCGCCGACCTGGCCGCCGCCGAACGGGCGCTCGCCGACGGCGTGCAGCTCAACGGCTATCCGATCGTCAACCACCCCTACGACGTCACCCGCGCCCTGCTCGACGGGGTCCGCGACGACGACTTCCCGGTCCAGGTCCGGCACGGGTCCGCGGTGCCGGCGCACATCTTCGAGGCGCTGGTCGCGCTGCGGCTCAACGCCAGCGAGGGCGGCCCGGTGTCGTACTGCCTGCCCTACGGCCGCACCCCGCTGGCCGACTCGGTCGCCAACTGGCGGCGCGGCACCGAACTGTTCGCGACGCTGCGCGACCACGGCGCCGAACCGCACCTGGAGACGTTCGGCGGCTGCATGCTCGGCCAGCTCTGCCCGCCCTCACAACTGGTCGCGATCAGCGTGCTGGAAGCCCTCTTCTTCCACCAGCACGGCGTGCGCAGCCTGTCGGTCAGCTACGCCCAGCAGACCAACTTCGCCCAGGACGTCGAGGCGGTCGCGGCGCTGCGCCGGCTCTGCGCCGACCTGCTGCCCACCCCGAACTGGCACGTCGTCGTCTACGCGTACATGGGGGTGTACCCGTACACCACGGCCGGCGCGTACCGGCTGCTCGAGCGGGCCGCCGAGCTCGCCCTGACCACCGGCGCCGAGCGGCTCATCGTCAAGACCGAGGCCGAGGCGCAGCGCATCCCGACGATCGCCGAGAACGTCACCGCGCTGGAACGGGCCGGCGCCGTGCGGGCTTCGCCAACCCCTTCACAAGACGATTCGGAGACGTACGGCGAAGCCCTCGCTCTTGTCCATGCGGTGTTGAATCTGGACGCCGACCTGGGACGGGCACTGCTCGCCGCGTTCCGGCACGGGATCCTGGACATCCCGTTCTGCCTGCACCCGGACAACATGGGCCGGACCCGCGCGTACCTGGACACCGACGGCCGGCTGCGCTGGGCCGCGACCGGCTCGATGCCGCTGCCCGCGGGCTCCGGCACCCGGGTGCTCACCTCGGCCGGCCTGCTCGACGACCTGTCGTACGTCCGGCGCTCCTACGACACCCCGATCGGAGCCGCACCATGA
- a CDS encoding class I adenylate-forming enzyme family protein yields the protein MNQLVHELLDDAEHDSPTRWAVRDATSRWTYAQLANRAHAFATWLRAQNVSPGERVLVQSPTRIELVAMFYGASRAGAVLVPINKSMKQFHLASVVRDADPALIIATPELAENLKELDVAPVHDFDDVALDILHLSRGPRSPRTTQVRPTDLAALIYTSGSTARPKAVMAPHAQVTFASRAIQAEMDYRPDDVVFCRFPLSWDYGLYKVLLCALGRSEIVLADNESDLVLLRRMRETGTTVVPIVPSLATMITLLAKRSEDPMPPVRLISNTGAALPAATIETLRATFPGVRVVRQYGQTECKRITVMPPEEDRDRPDSVGRPFRGTTVRVLDADGVEVPAGTVGEICVEGPHVMPGYWRLPELSAKTFRRTAAGELRLHTGDYGSVDADGYLYFEGRRDDMFKRRGIRMSTTEIEAAAMDIGGVRAAAAVPPGNGHDLTIFVESDLAPKVVVKELAARLEPAKVPAVCRVLETFPLTLHGKNARQALVEMLEND from the coding sequence ATGAACCAGCTGGTGCACGAGCTCCTCGACGACGCCGAGCACGACTCGCCGACCCGGTGGGCGGTCCGGGACGCGACCAGTCGCTGGACGTACGCCCAGCTCGCCAACCGCGCGCACGCGTTCGCCACCTGGCTGCGGGCGCAGAACGTGAGCCCCGGCGAGCGGGTCCTGGTCCAGTCGCCGACCCGCATCGAGCTGGTCGCGATGTTCTACGGCGCGTCCCGGGCCGGCGCGGTCCTGGTCCCGATCAACAAGTCGATGAAGCAGTTCCACCTGGCCTCGGTGGTCCGCGACGCCGACCCGGCGCTGATCATCGCCACCCCGGAGCTGGCCGAGAACCTCAAGGAGCTCGACGTCGCGCCGGTCCACGACTTCGACGACGTCGCCCTGGACATCCTGCACCTGTCCCGCGGCCCGCGCTCGCCGCGGACCACCCAGGTGCGGCCGACCGACCTGGCCGCGCTGATCTACACCTCCGGCAGCACCGCCCGGCCCAAGGCGGTGATGGCCCCGCACGCCCAGGTCACCTTCGCCTCCCGGGCGATCCAGGCGGAGATGGACTACCGCCCGGACGACGTGGTGTTCTGCCGCTTCCCGCTGTCCTGGGACTACGGCCTCTACAAGGTGCTGCTCTGCGCGCTCGGCCGGTCCGAGATCGTGCTCGCCGACAACGAGTCCGACCTGGTCCTGCTGCGCCGGATGCGGGAGACCGGCACCACCGTGGTGCCGATCGTGCCGTCGCTGGCCACCATGATCACGCTGCTGGCCAAGCGCTCCGAGGACCCGATGCCGCCGGTCCGGCTGATCAGCAACACCGGCGCGGCGCTGCCGGCGGCCACCATCGAGACGCTGCGCGCGACGTTCCCCGGGGTCCGGGTGGTCCGCCAGTACGGCCAGACCGAGTGCAAGCGGATCACCGTGATGCCCCCGGAGGAGGACCGCGACCGCCCCGACTCGGTCGGCCGGCCGTTCCGCGGCACCACCGTCCGGGTCCTGGACGCCGACGGCGTGGAGGTGCCGGCCGGCACGGTCGGCGAGATCTGCGTCGAGGGCCCGCACGTGATGCCCGGCTACTGGCGGCTGCCCGAGCTGTCCGCGAAGACGTTCCGGCGCACCGCCGCCGGCGAGCTGCGCCTGCACACCGGCGACTACGGCAGCGTCGACGCCGACGGCTACCTGTACTTCGAGGGCCGCCGCGACGACATGTTCAAGCGCCGCGGCATCCGGATGAGCACCACCGAGATCGAGGCCGCCGCGATGGACATCGGCGGGGTCCGCGCCGCCGCCGCGGTGCCGCCCGGCAACGGCCACGACCTGACCATCTTCGTCGAGTCGGACCTGGCCCCGAAGGTGGTCGTCAAGGAGCTCGCGGCACGCCTGGAACCGGCCAAGGTGCCGGCCGTCTGCCGGGTCCTGGAGACCTTCCCGCTCACCCTGCACGGCAAGAACGCCCGGCAGGCCCTCGTCGAGATGCTGGAGAACGACTGA